The following proteins are encoded in a genomic region of Nicotiana sylvestris chromosome 4, ASM39365v2, whole genome shotgun sequence:
- the LOC104215354 gene encoding metallothionein-like protein type 2, translating into MSCCGGSCGCGSGCKCGSGCGGCGMYPDLEKSTTLTIIQGVAPMKSFEEFGEKAAEGGNGCKCGSNCTCDPCNC; encoded by the exons atgtcttgCTGCGGAGGAAGCTGTGGCTGTGGATCTGGCTGCAAGTGCGGCAGTGGCTGCGGAGG ATGTGGGATGTACCCAGACTTGGAGAAATCCACTACCCTTACCATCATTCAGGGTGTTGCTCCCATGAAGAG CTTTGAGGAATTTGGAGAGAAAGCAGCAGAAGGAGGAAATGGCTGCAAATGTGGATCAAACTGCACCTGTGACCCTTGCAATTGTTAA